A region of Pseudarthrobacter sp. NIBRBAC000502770 DNA encodes the following proteins:
- a CDS encoding ABC transporter ATP-binding protein, which produces MTAPIPEQPPSSGPVPALSIRGLAKRFGGKIAVDGISLDVPAGSFFGIVGPNGAGKTTTLSMATGLLRPDFGTAVVHGVDVWQHPLEAKRLMGILPDGVRLFDRLTGEQLITYAGLLRGMDNAVVAARVGELLAAMDLGQDAGTLVVDYSAGMTKKIALASALIHAPRLLVLDEPFEAVDPVSAANIRSILDRYVDSGGTVIVSSHVMDLVQRMCDHVAVVAKGRLLAAGTVDEVRAGASLEDRFVQLVGGHSHTEGLEWLRTF; this is translated from the coding sequence ATGACTGCCCCGATCCCTGAACAGCCGCCGTCTTCCGGCCCCGTACCGGCCCTTTCCATCCGCGGGCTGGCCAAGCGGTTTGGCGGCAAGATCGCGGTGGACGGCATCAGCCTGGACGTCCCGGCCGGTTCGTTCTTTGGCATCGTGGGCCCCAACGGTGCGGGCAAGACCACCACGCTGTCCATGGCCACCGGCCTGTTGCGGCCGGACTTCGGCACTGCCGTGGTGCACGGCGTCGACGTCTGGCAGCACCCCCTTGAAGCCAAGCGGCTCATGGGAATCCTGCCCGACGGCGTGCGGCTCTTCGACCGGCTGACGGGCGAGCAGCTGATTACGTATGCCGGCCTGCTGCGCGGCATGGATAACGCCGTCGTGGCAGCGAGGGTGGGGGAGCTGTTGGCCGCCATGGACCTCGGCCAGGATGCGGGCACGCTGGTGGTGGACTACTCGGCGGGCATGACCAAGAAAATTGCCCTGGCCTCCGCCTTGATCCACGCCCCGCGCCTCCTGGTCCTGGACGAGCCCTTCGAAGCGGTCGACCCCGTCTCTGCGGCGAACATCCGTTCCATCCTGGACCGGTACGTGGACTCCGGCGGCACGGTCATCGTATCCAGCCACGTGATGGACCTGGTCCAGCGGATGTGCGACCACGTCGCGGTGGTGGCCAAAGGCCGGCTGCTGGCAGCAGGCACCGTGGATGAGGTGCGCGCCGGCGCCTCGCTCGAGGACCGCTTCGTACAGCTGGTCGGCGGCCACAGCCACACGGAAGGGCTGGAATGGTTGCGCACCTTTTAA
- a CDS encoding Na+/H+ antiporter, translating to MDIALGLLVIVAVVCAGSAVGRKLNLPVPLLLVLAGVAGSFLPFIPPVELNPELVLVGLLPPLLYAAAFRTSLFDFTSNRRSIGLLSVGYVIFGTLGVGLVVWWLFPEIPLPAAIALGAVVAPPDAVAATAIARRVGMPRRIVNILEGESLVNDATALVCLRAAVAAIAGSVSALDVAGGFVLAAGGGLVVGLAAAYILTEIRKRISNVAINTSTSLMAPFVAFLPAEAIHASGVLAVVVTGLVMGTKAPSMPNGAARQSARSNWDTVQFLLENAVFLLIGLQVRTIVDSVQDDSLGAGRVWLGCAVILLAVLVLRPLWVFPSTYLPRLIPAVQRKDPAPPWQFPAIVSWAGMRGVVTLAAVLTLPGDLEHRNVLVLAAMVVVGGTLVLQGFTLPALVRALGLPGPDRREDALNQASLMQLATAAGMERLEQLRRDSDPPEVMDMLRRRTQERGLAAWERLGRPAAEAATPSQRYAQLRMAMLEAERDKVLELRRGGDYAHEVLSEVLERLDVEESMLDASLNELDSAAAGGGEGLSQPGGACDHLTAAMPSPRPDNPACAGCEREGTTPVHLRMCLACGHVGCCDSSAGRHASRHFKETGHPVMRSIEPGEEWRWCYVDDLLG from the coding sequence ATGGACATCGCGTTGGGCCTGCTGGTGATCGTTGCGGTGGTGTGTGCCGGCAGTGCGGTGGGACGGAAGCTCAATCTCCCGGTTCCCCTGCTTTTGGTCCTGGCCGGGGTGGCGGGTTCGTTCCTGCCGTTCATTCCGCCGGTTGAACTCAATCCCGAACTGGTCCTGGTTGGCCTGCTGCCTCCGCTGCTCTACGCCGCCGCGTTCCGGACCTCGCTCTTTGACTTCACGTCGAACCGGCGCTCCATCGGGCTCCTGTCCGTGGGCTACGTCATTTTCGGCACCTTGGGGGTCGGGCTGGTGGTGTGGTGGCTGTTTCCGGAAATCCCGCTGCCCGCCGCCATTGCGCTGGGCGCGGTGGTGGCTCCCCCGGACGCCGTGGCGGCCACCGCAATCGCGCGGCGGGTGGGCATGCCCCGCAGGATCGTGAACATCCTTGAGGGCGAATCGTTGGTCAATGACGCAACGGCGCTGGTGTGCCTGCGGGCTGCCGTGGCCGCGATCGCCGGCTCCGTGTCCGCGCTGGACGTGGCCGGCGGCTTCGTGCTGGCGGCCGGCGGCGGGCTCGTGGTGGGCCTTGCCGCGGCCTACATCCTGACCGAAATCCGGAAACGGATCAGCAACGTGGCCATCAACACCTCAACATCGCTGATGGCCCCCTTCGTGGCCTTCCTCCCGGCCGAGGCCATCCACGCATCCGGCGTGCTCGCCGTCGTCGTCACCGGCCTGGTGATGGGCACCAAGGCGCCGTCCATGCCCAACGGCGCCGCGCGGCAAAGCGCCCGGAGCAACTGGGACACCGTCCAGTTCCTGCTGGAGAACGCCGTGTTCCTCCTGATCGGCCTGCAGGTGCGGACCATCGTCGACAGCGTCCAGGATGACTCGCTGGGGGCCGGCCGGGTGTGGCTCGGCTGCGCGGTGATCCTGCTGGCCGTGCTGGTGCTGCGCCCGCTCTGGGTGTTTCCCTCGACCTACCTCCCCCGCCTGATTCCCGCTGTGCAGCGGAAGGACCCCGCGCCGCCCTGGCAGTTTCCTGCCATCGTGTCCTGGGCAGGCATGCGCGGGGTGGTTACCCTTGCCGCCGTCCTGACGCTGCCCGGTGACCTGGAGCACCGGAATGTGCTGGTGCTGGCCGCCATGGTGGTGGTGGGCGGCACCCTGGTGCTGCAGGGCTTTACGTTGCCGGCCCTGGTGCGCGCCCTGGGTCTGCCCGGGCCGGACAGGCGCGAGGATGCGCTCAACCAGGCTTCCCTCATGCAGCTGGCCACCGCTGCGGGAATGGAGCGGCTGGAGCAGCTCCGGCGTGACAGCGATCCGCCCGAAGTGATGGACATGCTGCGGCGGCGGACCCAGGAGCGGGGACTGGCTGCCTGGGAGCGGCTGGGCCGGCCCGCGGCCGAGGCAGCGACCCCCAGCCAGCGCTACGCCCAGTTGCGGATGGCCATGCTGGAAGCCGAACGGGACAAGGTACTGGAGCTGCGGCGCGGCGGGGACTATGCCCACGAGGTCCTCAGCGAAGTCCTTGAACGGCTGGACGTTGAGGAATCCATGCTCGACGCTTCCCTCAATGAACTGGACTCAGCCGCCGCCGGGGGCGGCGAGGGGCTGTCCCAGCCGGGCGGAGCCTGCGACCACTTGACCGCAGCCATGCCCTCACCGCGTCCCGACAACCCGGCGTGTGCAGGCTGCGAGCGGGAGGGCACAACACCGGTGCATCTGCGCATGTGCCTGGCGTGCGGACACGTCGGCTGTTGTGACTCCTCCGCGGGACGGCACGCCAGCCGCCACTTCAAGGAAACCGGCCACCCCGTCATGCGCAGCATCGAACCCGGCGAAGAATGGCGCTGGTGCTACGTCGATGACCTGCTCGGCTGA
- a CDS encoding DUF3253 domain-containing protein — MAHTGGNDPHTPVDRQLEAKILELLAARAATSTICPSDAARAVGGEDWRRLMDPAREAARRLVDAGQVHITQGGSVVDPAAAKGPIRIRKAL, encoded by the coding sequence GTGGCGCACACTGGCGGGAACGACCCGCACACCCCGGTTGACCGGCAGTTGGAGGCGAAAATCCTCGAACTGCTGGCCGCCCGGGCGGCAACGTCCACCATCTGCCCGTCCGATGCTGCCAGGGCCGTGGGCGGCGAGGACTGGCGGCGGCTCATGGACCCGGCCCGGGAAGCCGCGCGGCGCCTGGTTGACGCGGGCCAGGTCCACATCACGCAGGGAGGGTCCGTGGTGGATCCTGCCGCGGCAAAGGGGCCGATCCGCATTCGGAAGGCGCTGTGA